Proteins encoded together in one Drosophila albomicans strain 15112-1751.03 chromosome 2R, ASM965048v2, whole genome shotgun sequence window:
- the LOC117574546 gene encoding male-specific protein scotti has product MDREAVEEAAIRIQLPEVGVANVVHLPAAADGGDADAEAWERQLDAAQLQAMRQENPQVAMLLDAPHEPPIELHHMLETVNVPQRPRKKRSFWTICKPFPMQPERCAPIVNGWRAVQLVPHEQRSEYFANYLLEHLNSSNYPNGQGLPPHHWGQL; this is encoded by the coding sequence ATGGATCGGGAGGCAGTCGAAGAAGCAGCGATACGCATCCAATTGCCCGAGGTCGGTGTGGCGAACGTTGTGCACTTGCCCGCTGCTGCCGATGGCggcgatgccgatgccgaggCCTGGGAGCGACAATTGGACGCAGCGCAGTTGCAGGCGATGCGGCAAGAGAATCCGCAGGTGGCAATGCTCTTGGATGCACCGCACGAGCCGCCAATCGAATTACACCACATGCTCGAGACGGTGAACGTACCTCAACGACCGCGCAAGAAACGCAGCTTCTGGACCATCTGCAAGCCGTTTCCTATGCAGCCGGAGAGGTGCGCTCCCATTGTGAATGGCTGGCGGGCGGTGCAGCTTGTGCCGCACGAGCAGCGCAGCGAATACTTTGCCAACTATCTGCTGGAGCATCTCAACTCGAGTAACTATCCCAATGGCCAGGGATTGCCGCCGCATCACTGGGGTCAGCTCTAG
- the LOC117574332 gene encoding dynein axonemal assembly factor 5 has product MSFDLDTKAICSELESSEHRKRSATLLKLREQCEQAPQTVSSDAIAADFDELYLHLLKCYDDRFESVRDRAVLAVSAFLKRLPPSDFHLLNVVSTLAERMGQVETVEPSEEIRLLYVEQLHLMLRQYAQMGNVGVFRECYAQVMKVLVKAIKDDYAAVQREACATVVQLARVADTHELQPFTESLVVSLYGMLNHRHSAARISALEALGRVCLHMDASGESMRRFFMEVSPLLMDSMPLVRRECGQVGVLLLLELRDRYSFFERILPLVLCCLKDDSPEVLSFIQPLWVKCGEQFYDENEAELSQQEICDPQVENYPAGVKRPTIGCRGLVQRSLRLLTLITRETSDWKDNVRLHALKLLYQFVLHAEAAMTAKFFEIYGQVAHACCDREPVVSAEAKKVADLLGRVLAFNAWIEHGFDGLERNARESFLKCFYYMFTAALGGTYDHLMRLCKLLKSSDYSHTLKPGFQLYILKMLETVLDKSSKVTASMEQLRDLYELIYVTAMKVMSLSYALAGDVNADVERGQVILKRIVALEEITLSQLHERWFHLALLDVENLDAALDENAEPVLMLYGLIHLGCIRSTYLPQLIEKVKLVFGHCSDSAQVRIFSILSIAALDWGRTVCVEREQSTQLLSEFITAIVEPYLAWKAGASGEAMRSMAMATLCALAQGAREEAREVLPTLAKHMPSLLEDRNVTTRHYAIKAMCYFQGMSVEAFKPLAYATMQRMDDPSAGIRVIAATAVGKMRPVFKEEAAAEEGEREHEREVWEAFVKRAMDLLLLYHESPEKEMKAAAQKSLTELAKSHPEAWEERYKRALSMAQSKDELTNLYSKMSIKDEAEADVKD; this is encoded by the coding sequence atgagcTTCGATCTGGACACAAAGGCGATTTGCAGCGAACTCGAGAGCAGCGAGCATCGCAAGCGTAGCGCAACTCTTCTGAAGCTGCGCGAACAATGCGAACAGGCGCCACAAACCGTTAGCAGCGATGCCATAGCGGCCGACTTCGATGAACTCTATCTGCATCTGCTCAAGTGCTACGACGATCGCTTTGAGAGCGTGCGTGATCGTGCCGTGCTCGCCGTGAGCGCATTCCTCAAGCGTCTGCCACCCTCGGACTTCCATCTGCTCAATGTGGTCTCAACGCTGGCCGAGCGCATGGGACAGGTGGAGACAGTGGAGCCCAGTGAAGAGATTCGTCTGCTGTACGTGGAGCAGCTGCATCTGATGTTGCGTCAATACGCCCAGATGGGCAATGTGGGCGTGTTTCGTGAGTGTTATGCGCAGGTGATGAAGGTGCTCGTCAAGGCCATCAAGGATGATTATGCTGCAGTGCAGCGCGAAGCTTGCGCGACGGTCGTGCAACTTGCGCGAGTGGCAGACACACACGAGTTGCAACCATTTACTGAATCTCTGGTGGTCTCCTTGTACGGCATGTTGAATCATCGCCACTCCGCTGCACGTATTTCAGCCCTGGAGGCTTTGGGGCGTGTCTGCTTGCACATGGATGCCAGTGGCGAGAGCATGCGAAGGTTCTTCATGGAGGTGTCGCCACTGCTGATGGACTCCATGCCGCTGGTGCGTCGCGAATGCGGCCAGGTGGGTGTGCTCTTACTGCTGGAGCTGCGCGATCGCTACTCTTTCTTCGAGCGTATTCTGCCGCTGGTATTGTGTTGTCTGAAGGATGATTCGCCTGAGGTCTTGTCGTTCATTCAGCCATTGTGGGTAAAGTGTGGCGAGCAGTTCTACGATGAGAACGAAGCTGAGCTGTCGCAGCAAGAGATCTGTGATCCACAGGTGGAGAACTATCCAGCGGGCGTGAAACGCCCCACGATCGGTTGTCGCGGTCTTGTGCAGCGATCGCTGCGTCTGCTAACGCTGATCACACGCGAGACCAGCGACTGGAAGGACAATGTGCGTCTCCACGCACTGAAGCTGCTCTATCAATTCGTGCTGCACGCCGAGGCAGCCATGACGGCCAAGTTCTTTGAGATCTACGGCCAAGTGGCGCACGCTTGCTGCGATCGCGAGCCAGTTGTCAGCGCCGAGGCCAAGAAGGTGGCGGATCTCCTGGGACGCGTGCTCGCATTCAATGCCTGGATCGAGCATGGCTTCGATGGCCTAGAGCGCAATGCACGTGAATCGTTTTTAAAGTGTTTCTACTACATGTTCACCGCTGCCTTGGGCGGCACCTACGATCATCTGATGCGTCTATGCAAGCTGTTGAAGAGCTCCGATTACTCTCACACTTTGAAACCAGGCTTCCAATTGTACATACTCAAGATGCTCGAGACGGTGCTGGATAAGTCGAGCAAGGTTACAGCCAGTATGGAGCAACTGCGTGATCTCTATGAACTCATCTATGTGACTGCCATGAAGGTGATGTCGTTGTCTTATGCTCTGGCTGGCGATGTGAATGCGGATGTCGAACGTGGCCAAGTGATCCTCAAACGCATTGTGGCACTGGAAGAGATCACGCTGAGTCAGCTGCATGAACGTTGGTTTCACTTGGCGCTGCTCGATGTGGAGAATCTGGATGCAGCGCTGGACGAGAATGCCGAGCCAGTGCTAATGCTCTACGGTCTTATTCACCTGGGTTGCATACGCTCCACCTACTTGCCACAGCTGATCGAGAAGGTGAAACTAGTCTTTGGCCATTGCAGCGACAGCGCGCAGGTGCGCATCTTCAGCATCCTCTCGATTGCAGCCTTGGATTGGGGACGCACAGTTTGCGTGGAGCGCGAGCAGAGCACACAGCTGCTGAGCGAGTTCATCACTGCCATTGTGGAGCCCTATTTGGCCTGGAAGGCGGGAGCCAGTGGTGAGGCAATGCGATCCATGGCTATGGCCACGTTGTGTGCTCTGGCCCAAGGTGCCAGGGAAGAGGCACGTGAAGTGCTGCCCACGCTGGCCAAGCATATGCCCAGTTTGCTGGAGGATCGCAATGTGACGACGCGGCATTATGCCATCAAGGCCATGTGCTACTTCCAGGGCATGTCTGTGGAGGCCTTCAAACCTCTGGCATATGCCACAATGCAGCGCATGGACGATCCCTCGGCCGGCATACGTGTGATAGCTGCCACAGCGGTGGGCAAGATGCGACCAGTGTTCAAGGAGGAAGCGGCAGCAGAGGAAGGAGAGCGAGAGCACGAACGTGAAGTGTGGGAGGCATTTGTGAAGCGTGCCATggatctgctgctgctttaccACGAGAGTCCCGAGAAGGAGATGAAGGCGGCGGCTCAAAAGTCACTCACAGAGCTAGCCAAATCCCATCCAGAAGCTTGGGAAGAACGCTACAAACGTGCTTTATCCATGGCACAAAGTAAAGACGAGCTGACAAATCTCTACTCTAAGATGAGCATCAAAgatgaggctgaggctgatgTGAAGGATTAG